In one Lolium rigidum isolate FL_2022 chromosome 3, APGP_CSIRO_Lrig_0.1, whole genome shotgun sequence genomic region, the following are encoded:
- the LOC124700463 gene encoding uncharacterized protein LOC124700463 yields the protein MAARYVEMLDMGVRIAARFHSHCPQTARMYYKPPQSTSSSSSSAAGASTDRPKAAASFDHEAAAAAAFRPFATTSQTGFSAGVQPSGFGFDTAQVLIYEVV from the coding sequence ATGGCGGCTCGGTACGTGGAGATGCTGGACATGGGCGTGCGCATCGCGGCGAGGTTCCACTCCCACTGCCCGCAGACGGCCCGCATGTACTACAAGCCACCgcagtcaacctcctcctcctcgtcctcggccgCGGGCGCCTCGACGGATCGGCCGAAGGCCGCCGCCAGCTTCGACCACGAGGCTGCGGCCGCCGCTGCCTTCCGGCCCTTCGCCACCACATCGCAAACGGGGTTCAGCGCCGGCGTGCAACCGTCGGGGTTCGGCTTCGACACCGCGCAGGTCCTCATCTACGAGGTCGTCTGA
- the LOC124697352 gene encoding BTB/POZ and MATH domain-containing protein 3-like, whose product MAAAPSAFPSPTDAPFSLRHTMSTHSTEVVRGSHQFSIVGYSLQKRTGVGKIVRSGAFEVGGYSWTIRCYPAGNTKEEEGYLSLFLELLSTAVDKVSVKYSFEINGPMGNLFDQSSTWDDFTRNDKSWGFRKFVKVESLESQYLINDCLTIRCTVEVQKESMTGATRPYFITVPPSGICQDLAQLLDSKQGSDVTFQVGQNDYDAHKVVFAMRSPVFSAQFFGSLADKPGGSGGGGHHVRIHDLKPSTFEAVLHFIYTDTLPPVEDDDDDLLLSESTNYRGLREAAAGCSKESHREMICDWLAAADRYDLERMRLLCESALSETIDVENAAGTLELADRHHCPQLKAFCVDYIASPGVLKAVLATGGYRELKANSPSVVADVLEKLASTGSC is encoded by the coding sequence ATGGCCGCCGCTCCATCTGCCTTCCCGTCTCCCACCGACGCTCCCTTTAGCTTGAGGCACACCATGTCCACGCACTCAACGGAGGTCGTCAGGGGTAGCCACCAGTTCAGTATCGTCGGTTACAGTCTACAGAAGAGGACTGGTGTTGGAAAGATTGTCAGATCCGGCGCCTTCGAGGTCGGAGGTTATAGTTGGACAATCAGATGCTACCCTGCGGGCAAtaccaaggaagaagaagggtacTTATCATTGTTCCTCGAGCTGTTGAGCACTGCTGTAGACAAGGTCAGCGTGAAGTACAGCTTCGAGATCAATGGCCCTATGGGAAATTTGTTCGACCAATCGAGCACGTGGGACGACTTTACCCGTAATGACAAATCATGGGGGTTCAGGAAGTTTGTCAAGGTAGAGTCCCTTGAGTCGCAATACTTGATAAACGACTGCCTTACAATACGTTGCACCGTCGAAGTTCAGAAGGAGTCGATGACCGGAGCAACCAGACCCTATTTCATCACAGTGCCACCCTCCGGTATCTGCCAGGATCTTGCGCAGCTCCTGGACAGCAAGCAGGGGTCAGACGTGACCTTTCAGGTTGGACAGAACGACTACGACGCGCACAAAGTGGTGTTCGCGATGCGGTCGCCGGTCTTCAGCGCCCAGTTTTTCGGCTCACTGGCGGACAagcccggcggcagcggcggcggcggccaccacGTTAGAATCCACGACTTGAAACCCTCGACCTTTGAGGCCGTTCTCCATTTCATTTACACGGACACCTTGCCGCCtgtcgaggacgacgacgatgatctcCTGCTGAGTGAGTCTACCAACTACCGAGGTCTCAGAGAAGCTGCTGCTGGTTGTTCGAAAGAGAGCCATAGAGAGATGATCTGCGATTGGCTAGCAGCGGCGGACCGGTACGACCTGGAGAGGATGAGGCTTCTGTGCGAGAGCGCGTTGAGCGAGACCATCGACGTCGAGAATGCTGCGGGCACGCTGGAGCTGGCCGACCGGCACCATTGCCCACAGCTCAAGGCTTTCTGTGTAGACTACATCGCGTCTCCTGGAGTCCTGAAGGCTGTGCTGGCAACCGGCGGCTACAGAGAGCTAAAGGCAAATTCTCCCTCTGTTGTTGCCGATGTCCTGGAGAAACTTGCAAGTACCGGTAGTTGTTAA